One Sphingomonas kaistensis genomic window, GCGCCGACATGCAGCGTCAGCGTTTCGCGCGTGATTCCGGCGGCATCGAGAGCGGCGATCAGTCGCGGTGTGAAGTGCAGCGAGGCAGTAGGAGCCGCAACGGCGCCCTCCGCGGCCGCGAACATCGTCTGATAATCTTCGGCGTCGGCGGCATCGATCGGACGCTTTGACGCGATATAGGGCGGCAGCGGCATAGTGCCTGCGCGATGCAGCAGCACCTCGACCGGCTCCTCCCCGGCGAAGCGGAGCAGCAGCGCGCCGTCGGCACCCTTTTCCTCGCACACCGCCTCAACCCCGCCGCCGAAGGTGACGGTATCCCCGACCCGCACCCGCTTGGCGTTGCGCACGAATGCCCACCAGGCGCGCAGGTCGTGGCGTTTGTGCAGGGTGGCGCCAATGCTCGCTTCCCCGCGTCGACCTTCGAGCTGTGCGGGGATGACCTTGGTATCGTTGAAGACGAGCACGTCCTCGGGACGCAGCAGCGAAGGCAGGTCGAGGACGGTTCGGTCCTGCATCGTGTCGCCGTCGACCAGCAGCAGCCGCGCGCTGTCGCGCGGCCGGGCCGGGCGCAGCGCGATATTCTCGTCGGGAAGGTCAAAGTCGAACAGGTCCACTTTCATGGACCCGCCCCTACTGGCCTCGGCGTCGCCGGGAAAGGATCAGCCGCCGAGCGTCGCGCGGACGATGCGGGTGGGCTCGGCGGGCGGCTCGCCGGGCGCGATACCGTCGACGAAGTTCATGCCCGAGACCACTCGTCCGAACACCGTGTACTTGTTGTCGAGCGAGATGCGCGGCACGAACATGATGTAGAATTGGCTGTTCGCGCTGTCCGGGCTGTCGGCACGAGCGGCGGCGACGGTGCCGCGCAAATGCGGCAAGACATTGAACTCGGCCTTGACGTCGGGAAGCTCACTGCCGCCGCTGCCATTGCCCTTGGGATCACCGCCCTGCGCCATGAAGCCGGGGATCACGCGGTGAAAGGTCAGGCCATTGTAGAAGCCCTGGCGGGTCAGCGTCTTGATCCGCTCGACCGCCAGCGGGGCGGCGTCGGGGCGCAGCTGCACCACCACGGTGCCGCCGCTCGACAGCTCGAGTGACCAGCGGTTCGAGAGATCGGCGACGATATTGGCGGGCGCATTGATCGGCAGCGGGGCGGGC contains:
- the queA gene encoding tRNA preQ1(34) S-adenosylmethionine ribosyltransferase-isomerase QueA: MKVDLFDFDLPDENIALRPARPRDSARLLLVDGDTMQDRTVLDLPSLLRPEDVLVFNDTKVIPAQLEGRRGEASIGATLHKRHDLRAWWAFVRNAKRVRVGDTVTFGGGVEAVCEEKGADGALLLRFAGEEPVEVLLHRAGTMPLPPYIASKRPIDAADAEDYQTMFAAAEGAVAAPTASLHFTPRLIAALDAAGITRETLTLHVGAGTFLPVKADDTAEHKMHAEWGRIDAATADRLNAARERGGRIIAVGTTVLRLLESAADEDGRIQPFEGDTAIFITPGYRWKAVGGLMTNFHLPRSTLFMLVSALMGLDTMQRAYAHAIASGYRFYSYGDSSLLLPKR
- a CDS encoding peptidylprolyl isomerase translates to MKLKFALPLLALLSAPALAQAPAAAPAPLPINAPANIVADLSNRWSLELSSGGTVVVQLRPDAAPLAVERIKTLTRQGFYNGLTFHRVIPGFMAQGGDPKGNGSGGSELPDVKAEFNVLPHLRGTVAAARADSPDSANSQFYIMFVPRISLDNKYTVFGRVVSGMNFVDGIAPGEPPAEPTRIVRATLGG